One Buteo buteo chromosome 4, bButBut1.hap1.1, whole genome shotgun sequence DNA segment encodes these proteins:
- the LOC142029910 gene encoding uncharacterized protein LOC142029910 isoform X1, with the protein MDSPGRAPSPAPEILLAEAAAGLCLSPGAGGDQADPPGTSPGDPSGDEPGGACPATLEQELAALGLPPGGGPQALGGLLRLYREAVAGGARREQELRGLRQRLGPLQGRVAACARAMAAARDEAERLREHNRCLWALLAAERAQGSWHGSARHCPTAQPRQEPREGTAQRRPRRPATELPSAVPRRGVRAAGRAPRTAQRQQGAHRGSEPPPDPPQHPPAPRRDPDLEQELQRLREEAAAGREVIALQHRCLQEAMAAVLAAPRPPTPGLEQEWGRLRRLQGALARERRTFTEAAERLAREWEQFEAERVSLLRQHFLSTPDPWDTPDPAGDPQPWGTPRPGGGPEPQP; encoded by the exons ATGGACagcccaggccgagccccctccccag cccccgagaTCCTGCtggcggaggcggcggccgggctCTGTCTGtccccgggggcggggggcgacCAAGCGGACCCCCCCGGCACCTCCCCGGGGGACCCCAGCGGTGACGAGCCTGGGGGGGCCTGCCCGGCCACCCTGGAGCAG gagctggcggcgctggggctgccccccggAGGGGGCCCGCAGGCGCTGGGGGGGCTCCTGCGCCTCTACCGagaggcggtggcggggggggcccggcgggagcaggagctgcggGGGCTGCGCCAGCGCCTCGGGCCCCTCCAG GGTCGCGTGGCCGCCTGTGCCCGGGCCATGGCGGCGGCGCGGGACGAGGCCGAGCGGCTGCGGGAGCACAACCGGTGCCTCTGGGCGCTGCTGGCGGCCGAGCGGGCGCAG GGGTCCTGGCATGGCAGCGCCCGGCACTGCCCCACGGCACAGCCACGCCAGGAGCCCAGGGAGGGCACGGCTCAGAGGAGACCCCGGCGTCCCG CCACGGAGCTGCCGAGCGCGGTGCCCCGGCGGGGGGTGAGGGCGGCCGGCAGAGCCCCCAGGACGGCCcagag gcagcagggagccCATCGGGGGTCCGagcccccccccgaccccccccagcacccgccGGCCCCCCGACGGGACCCCGacctggagcaggagctgcagcggCTGCGGGAGGAGGCGGCAGCCGGGAGGGAGGTGATCGCCCTGCAGCACCGCTGCCTGCAG GAGGCGATGGCGGCGGTGCTGGCGgcccccaggccccccaccccggggctggagcaggagtGGGGGCGGCTGCGGCGGCTGCAGGGAGCCCTCGCCCGCGAACGCCGAACCTTCACCGAGGCCGCAGAGCGCCTGGCCCGAGAG tgggagCAGTTCGAGGCGGAGCGGGTGTCCCTGCTGCGGCAGCACTTCTTGAGCACCCCCGACCCCTGGGACACCCCCGACCCCGCGGGTGACCCCCAGCCGTGGGGCACCCCACGACCAGGGGGCGGCCCTGAACCCCAGCCCtga
- the LOC142029910 gene encoding uncharacterized protein LOC142029910 isoform X2 → MDSPGRAPSPAPEILLAEAAAGLCLSPGAGGDQADPPGTSPGDPSGDEPGGACPATLEQELAALGLPPGGGPQALGGLLRLYREAVAGGARREQELRGLRQRLGPLQGSWHGSARHCPTAQPRQEPREGTAQRRPRRPATELPSAVPRRGVRAAGRAPRTAQRQQGAHRGSEPPPDPPQHPPAPRRDPDLEQELQRLREEAAAGREVIALQHRCLQEAMAAVLAAPRPPTPGLEQEWGRLRRLQGALARERRTFTEAAERLAREWEQFEAERVSLLRQHFLSTPDPWDTPDPAGDPQPWGTPRPGGGPEPQP, encoded by the exons ATGGACagcccaggccgagccccctccccag cccccgagaTCCTGCtggcggaggcggcggccgggctCTGTCTGtccccgggggcggggggcgacCAAGCGGACCCCCCCGGCACCTCCCCGGGGGACCCCAGCGGTGACGAGCCTGGGGGGGCCTGCCCGGCCACCCTGGAGCAG gagctggcggcgctggggctgccccccggAGGGGGCCCGCAGGCGCTGGGGGGGCTCCTGCGCCTCTACCGagaggcggtggcggggggggcccggcgggagcaggagctgcggGGGCTGCGCCAGCGCCTCGGGCCCCTCCAG GGGTCCTGGCATGGCAGCGCCCGGCACTGCCCCACGGCACAGCCACGCCAGGAGCCCAGGGAGGGCACGGCTCAGAGGAGACCCCGGCGTCCCG CCACGGAGCTGCCGAGCGCGGTGCCCCGGCGGGGGGTGAGGGCGGCCGGCAGAGCCCCCAGGACGGCCcagag gcagcagggagccCATCGGGGGTCCGagcccccccccgaccccccccagcacccgccGGCCCCCCGACGGGACCCCGacctggagcaggagctgcagcggCTGCGGGAGGAGGCGGCAGCCGGGAGGGAGGTGATCGCCCTGCAGCACCGCTGCCTGCAG GAGGCGATGGCGGCGGTGCTGGCGgcccccaggccccccaccccggggctggagcaggagtGGGGGCGGCTGCGGCGGCTGCAGGGAGCCCTCGCCCGCGAACGCCGAACCTTCACCGAGGCCGCAGAGCGCCTGGCCCGAGAG tgggagCAGTTCGAGGCGGAGCGGGTGTCCCTGCTGCGGCAGCACTTCTTGAGCACCCCCGACCCCTGGGACACCCCCGACCCCGCGGGTGACCCCCAGCCGTGGGGCACCCCACGACCAGGGGGCGGCCCTGAACCCCAGCCCtga
- the LOC142029910 gene encoding uncharacterized protein LOC142029910 isoform X3 translates to MDSPGRAPSPAPEILLAEAAAGLCLSPGAGGDQADPPGTSPGDPSGDEPGGACPATLEQGRVAACARAMAAARDEAERLREHNRCLWALLAAERAQGSWHGSARHCPTAQPRQEPREGTAQRRPRRPATELPSAVPRRGVRAAGRAPRTAQRQQGAHRGSEPPPDPPQHPPAPRRDPDLEQELQRLREEAAAGREVIALQHRCLQEAMAAVLAAPRPPTPGLEQEWGRLRRLQGALARERRTFTEAAERLAREWEQFEAERVSLLRQHFLSTPDPWDTPDPAGDPQPWGTPRPGGGPEPQP, encoded by the exons ATGGACagcccaggccgagccccctccccag cccccgagaTCCTGCtggcggaggcggcggccgggctCTGTCTGtccccgggggcggggggcgacCAAGCGGACCCCCCCGGCACCTCCCCGGGGGACCCCAGCGGTGACGAGCCTGGGGGGGCCTGCCCGGCCACCCTGGAGCAG GGTCGCGTGGCCGCCTGTGCCCGGGCCATGGCGGCGGCGCGGGACGAGGCCGAGCGGCTGCGGGAGCACAACCGGTGCCTCTGGGCGCTGCTGGCGGCCGAGCGGGCGCAG GGGTCCTGGCATGGCAGCGCCCGGCACTGCCCCACGGCACAGCCACGCCAGGAGCCCAGGGAGGGCACGGCTCAGAGGAGACCCCGGCGTCCCG CCACGGAGCTGCCGAGCGCGGTGCCCCGGCGGGGGGTGAGGGCGGCCGGCAGAGCCCCCAGGACGGCCcagag gcagcagggagccCATCGGGGGTCCGagcccccccccgaccccccccagcacccgccGGCCCCCCGACGGGACCCCGacctggagcaggagctgcagcggCTGCGGGAGGAGGCGGCAGCCGGGAGGGAGGTGATCGCCCTGCAGCACCGCTGCCTGCAG GAGGCGATGGCGGCGGTGCTGGCGgcccccaggccccccaccccggggctggagcaggagtGGGGGCGGCTGCGGCGGCTGCAGGGAGCCCTCGCCCGCGAACGCCGAACCTTCACCGAGGCCGCAGAGCGCCTGGCCCGAGAG tgggagCAGTTCGAGGCGGAGCGGGTGTCCCTGCTGCGGCAGCACTTCTTGAGCACCCCCGACCCCTGGGACACCCCCGACCCCGCGGGTGACCCCCAGCCGTGGGGCACCCCACGACCAGGGGGCGGCCCTGAACCCCAGCCCtga